A DNA window from Hippea jasoniae contains the following coding sequences:
- the queF gene encoding preQ(1) synthase, giving the protein MKYGEEEIKKAHLEVWKNHYPQNDYEINIEFPEFTCKCPRSGYPDFATIRIKYIPDQFVVELKSLKLWLNQYRDRYISHEDAINEIYNTLKDTLKPRRLEVIGDFTPRGNVKTIIRISM; this is encoded by the coding sequence TTGAAATACGGAGAAGAGGAGATAAAAAAGGCTCACCTTGAGGTGTGGAAAAACCATTATCCTCAAAATGATTATGAAATAAATATCGAGTTTCCCGAATTTACATGTAAATGCCCAAGAAGCGGTTATCCAGACTTTGCAACAATAAGGATTAAATACATTCCCGATCAATTTGTCGTTGAGTTGAAATCTCTGAAGCTATGGCTCAATCAATATCGCGATAGGTATATTTCGCATGAGGATGCCATAAACGAGATTTACAATACTCTAAAGGATACATTAAAGCCACGCAGGTTGGAAGTGATAGGTGATTTTACGCCGCGTGGCAATGTAAAGACAATCATAAGAATTTCCATGTAA
- the iorA gene encoding indolepyruvate ferredoxin oxidoreductase subunit alpha codes for MELKLVKKIVSGNQAISIGAYKGNARFGCGYPGTPSSEILEHFKNYPDVMAQWASNEKVAVEEALGASIAGLRSFATMKHVGLNVAADPLMTASYTGVNAGFVIVTADDPGMHSSQNEQDNRRYAKFAKIPLIEPSDPFEAMGLMQYSFVVSEKFDTPVLFRSTTRISHSLSVVQFDPRTLDNEQELTLQKDFKKYVMIPANAIERHKVVLDRLEKLREFTNTTPINRIEKGSTDIGIITGSMAYNYVKEILPDAHVFKVGMSYPMPTEKIREFVNQFDKVIVVEELEPFMEEELKIAGIDVEGKKYFPYNGEFNLDIIEEGLYKAGILKNKSSVVFDEIDLPKRPPALCPGCPHRPIFDVLHSRKDVFITGDIGCYTLGSLPPLSAMHTTVCMGASISMAIGAAKAQNKDKIVAVIGDSTFFHTGIQPLVDAYLSDISMTVIILDNRITAMTGGQPDPGSGFKLTGEPAKRVSIADIAKAIGIERVFEIDQYDYENTKKLINDEIDKPGLSVIIPTRPCVLEPKKIKERPLKVVEDKCVGCKRCIRIGCPAISFVNNKAIIDAQMCTGCDLCMNVCPVDGAIVPLEEQ; via the coding sequence GTGGAGCTTAAGCTTGTTAAAAAGATAGTTAGTGGTAATCAGGCAATCTCTATCGGTGCTTACAAGGGAAATGCGCGCTTTGGTTGTGGTTATCCCGGTACACCTTCCAGTGAGATTCTTGAGCATTTTAAAAACTACCCCGATGTTATGGCTCAATGGGCTTCAAATGAGAAAGTGGCAGTTGAGGAGGCATTGGGTGCATCGATTGCGGGCTTGCGCAGCTTTGCCACGATGAAACATGTTGGTTTGAATGTTGCAGCAGATCCTTTAATGACTGCCTCGTACACAGGTGTTAATGCCGGATTTGTTATTGTTACTGCAGATGATCCGGGCATGCACTCTTCCCAGAACGAGCAGGATAATAGAAGGTATGCCAAATTCGCAAAGATTCCTTTGATTGAGCCCTCAGACCCATTTGAGGCTATGGGTTTGATGCAGTATAGTTTTGTTGTGAGTGAGAAGTTTGACACGCCGGTTTTATTCAGGTCAACAACAAGGATTTCTCACTCCCTGTCTGTGGTTCAGTTTGACCCACGCACACTGGATAACGAACAAGAGCTAACTCTGCAAAAAGATTTTAAAAAGTATGTAATGATACCAGCAAACGCCATTGAAAGGCATAAGGTTGTGCTTGATAGGCTTGAAAAATTAAGAGAATTCACCAATACAACACCTATAAATAGAATCGAAAAAGGCTCTACCGATATCGGTATAATAACTGGTTCAATGGCTTACAACTATGTCAAAGAGATTTTACCCGATGCCCATGTTTTTAAGGTAGGTATGAGCTATCCGATGCCAACTGAAAAGATCAGGGAATTTGTTAATCAGTTTGATAAAGTGATTGTTGTTGAAGAGCTTGAGCCTTTTATGGAAGAGGAGCTAAAAATTGCAGGCATCGATGTAGAGGGTAAGAAGTATTTTCCTTATAACGGAGAGTTTAACCTTGATATTATTGAGGAAGGGCTTTATAAAGCTGGAATTTTGAAAAATAAAAGCTCTGTTGTATTTGATGAGATTGATCTTCCAAAAAGACCACCGGCTTTATGTCCCGGTTGCCCCCACAGGCCGATTTTTGATGTTTTGCACTCAAGGAAGGATGTTTTTATAACGGGTGATATAGGTTGTTATACATTGGGTAGCCTGCCACCGTTATCTGCTATGCATACAACTGTGTGTATGGGTGCAAGCATATCCATGGCAATTGGAGCTGCAAAGGCTCAAAACAAAGATAAGATTGTGGCTGTTATTGGTGATTCAACATTTTTCCACACGGGCATACAGCCGTTGGTCGATGCCTATTTAAGCGATATTTCGATGACGGTTATCATTCTTGACAACAGAATTACAGCCATGACAGGAGGCCAACCTGACCCGGGTAGTGGATTTAAACTAACAGGTGAGCCAGCAAAAAGGGTAAGTATTGCAGATATTGCCAAAGCTATAGGCATAGAAAGGGTGTTTGAGATAGATCAATACGATTACGAAAATACAAAAAAACTCATCAACGATGAGATCGATAAACCCGGATTGAGCGTAATAATTCCCACAAGACCGTGTGTGCTTGAGCCAAAGAAGATCAAAGAAAGACCCCTTAAGGTGGTTGAAGATAAATGCGTTGGTTGCAAGAGGTGTATCAGGATTGGATGTCCTGCCATCAGTTTTGTTAATAATAAAGCGATAATTGATGCCCAGATGTGCACGGGTTGTGATCTGTGTATGAATGTCTGCCCAGTAGATGGAGCAATTGTACCACTGGAGGAGCAATGA
- a CDS encoding RluA family pseudouridine synthase codes for MPSIEKTVVIDKIDGIYIGKRIDKVLSEILDIPRNQIQQWIKEGLIRVCDKQIQKSYKLSSQDCLIIDFPKPKEVSVKPAPAPIKILYEDDDVVVVDKPAGFVVHPGAAKEEVSVISALLYMGIKLSGIGAPLRGGVVHRIDKDTSGVIVLAKSEKAHFYLSKQFFEHTIDRRYIGITSTHLKKDHGIVDKPIARHPKDRKKFCVSEKGKNAKTEYKVLKRLEKYDIVMFKLFTGRTHQIRVHMKYLNAPLLGDVVYSKKSKEIERQALHAFKLGFVHPSKERMMVFYSKLPEDMMSIINRGWK; via the coding sequence ATGCCGTCAATTGAAAAAACCGTTGTCATTGACAAAATAGATGGTATCTATATTGGTAAAAGAATCGATAAAGTCTTAAGTGAAATTTTGGATATTCCACGCAATCAGATTCAACAATGGATAAAAGAAGGCCTTATAAGGGTTTGTGATAAACAGATTCAGAAGAGCTACAAATTATCATCACAGGATTGTTTAATTATCGATTTTCCCAAGCCTAAAGAGGTATCGGTTAAGCCAGCGCCAGCACCAATTAAAATATTATACGAGGATGATGATGTGGTGGTTGTTGATAAACCTGCGGGTTTTGTTGTTCACCCAGGTGCAGCAAAAGAAGAGGTTAGCGTAATTTCAGCTTTGCTTTATATGGGGATTAAGCTGTCGGGTATAGGAGCGCCTTTGAGGGGCGGTGTGGTGCATAGAATAGATAAGGATACAAGCGGTGTAATTGTACTTGCAAAAAGTGAAAAAGCGCATTTTTATCTATCAAAGCAGTTTTTTGAGCATACAATCGATAGGAGGTATATAGGTATAACATCGACTCATCTAAAAAAAGACCATGGTATCGTGGATAAACCTATTGCAAGGCATCCTAAGGATAGAAAGAAATTTTGTGTGTCTGAAAAGGGTAAGAACGCCAAAACAGAATACAAAGTTCTCAAAAGACTTGAAAAATACGACATTGTTATGTTTAAATTGTTTACAGGTAGAACCCATCAAATCAGGGTGCATATGAAATATTTAAATGCCCCTTTATTGGGGGATGTTGTGTATTCAAAAAAAAGCAAAGAGATAGAAAGGCAGGCGTTACATGCATTTAAGCTTGGTTTTGTTCATCCATCTAAAGAAAGGATGATGGTGTTTTATTCAAAGTTACCTGAAGATATGATGAGTATAATAAATAGGGGGTGGAAATGA
- a CDS encoding YifB family Mg chelatase-like AAA ATPase: MFIRLKSAAIVGIDAVEIGIEVDGVRGLPSINIIGLATGAAKESKDRAIHALSNSGIKLPPKKITISLTPADIKKQGSGFDLAIALGLAGLALNKTFDVDGYLFAAEISLDGTLKPIKGVFPIGVLARKQNLKLVVCNLNKSEAALSGAEVYGFDHLLEVLSFLSGEVQRDPYSINIEDFVKKAEYDVDFSSVKGQMKVKRAAVIAVAGFHNLLLVGPPGVGKSMIAQRIPTILPSMSYDEIIESTKIYSVCGMLDEKNPIVVKRPFRSPHSGSSDVSLIGGGINAMPGEITLAHNGVLFLDEFPEFRRNVIEALRQPLEDSVISVSRANAKITYPARFLLLAAMNPCPCGYYGSKKKNCSCSVAQIKKYRSKISGPILDRIDIQVNVAEVDYEKLAYENDSFDSKSMRAMVEDAVEVQKRRFKDEPINYNAQMNAEQIKKYCKIGDDSHNVLKMAVENLGLSARSYSKILKIARTIADVEHSDEIKPVHIKEAISFRSLDWDL, from the coding sequence ATGTTTATAAGGCTAAAAAGTGCTGCGATCGTTGGTATAGATGCTGTTGAAATAGGTATAGAGGTTGATGGCGTAAGGGGTTTGCCATCTATCAATATCATAGGCCTTGCAACAGGTGCTGCCAAAGAAAGTAAGGACAGAGCAATTCATGCTCTATCAAATAGCGGCATAAAACTGCCTCCCAAAAAAATCACAATCAGTCTTACACCTGCTGATATTAAAAAACAGGGTTCAGGTTTTGATTTAGCTATTGCACTTGGACTTGCAGGTCTTGCTTTGAATAAAACCTTTGATGTTGATGGTTATCTTTTTGCTGCTGAAATTTCGCTTGATGGAACGCTGAAGCCCATAAAAGGTGTTTTTCCTATAGGTGTTTTAGCAAGAAAACAAAACTTAAAATTGGTTGTTTGCAATCTAAATAAATCTGAGGCTGCCTTAAGCGGTGCTGAAGTGTATGGTTTTGACCATCTGCTTGAGGTGCTGTCTTTTTTAAGTGGTGAGGTCCAAAGAGATCCTTACTCAATCAATATAGAGGATTTTGTTAAAAAAGCTGAATACGATGTGGATTTTTCGTCGGTTAAAGGGCAGATGAAGGTAAAAAGGGCAGCTGTAATTGCCGTTGCTGGTTTTCACAATCTTTTGCTTGTGGGTCCTCCTGGTGTGGGAAAAAGTATGATTGCCCAAAGGATTCCAACCATACTGCCATCGATGAGCTATGATGAAATTATTGAGTCAACAAAAATATACAGTGTTTGTGGTATGCTTGATGAGAAAAATCCTATAGTAGTCAAAAGGCCATTCAGATCTCCGCATTCAGGCTCAAGCGATGTTAGTTTAATAGGTGGCGGAATTAATGCTATGCCCGGCGAGATCACACTTGCCCACAACGGTGTGTTGTTTTTGGATGAGTTTCCTGAGTTTAGGCGTAATGTTATAGAAGCCTTAAGACAACCGCTTGAGGATAGTGTAATTAGCGTTTCAAGAGCCAACGCAAAGATTACCTATCCAGCCCGATTTCTATTGCTTGCTGCCATGAATCCCTGTCCATGTGGATATTATGGATCAAAGAAGAAGAATTGTAGCTGTAGTGTTGCTCAGATCAAAAAATACCGCAGTAAGATTTCCGGTCCGATTCTTGATAGAATCGATATTCAGGTGAATGTGGCTGAGGTTGATTATGAAAAGCTGGCCTATGAGAATGATTCATTTGATTCAAAAAGCATGAGGGCTATGGTAGAAGACGCTGTTGAGGTTCAAAAGAGGCGTTTCAAGGATGAGCCTATAAACTACAACGCTCAGATGAATGCCGAACAGATTAAGAAGTATTGTAAAATAGGTGATGATTCCCACAATGTTTTGAAAATGGCTGTTGAAAACCTTGGTCTATCAGCACGAAGCTATTCAAAGATTTTAAAAATAGCAAGAACAATTGCTGATGTTGAGCATTCAGATGAAATCAAGCCTGTTCACATAAAGGAAGCGATATCGTTTAGAAGTCTTGATTGGGACCTCTGA
- a CDS encoding fibronectin type III domain-containing protein: protein MKKFMAFFMAVLLLSSCSTISKAPTVVTSLPVVSGIVAKGGIRSIGLQWNPVNDKRVEGYIVYRAGSINGPFEKIATIPDKLKTSYVDNGGFLKHLEDNTIYYYKVVVYSKNGIGPAGKIVSARTLPPPQSPTVIHATGGLARMVVLRWQPPADDTVVAYNIYRSLKKDGPFKKVGRVNGYVNTMFIDKNLKDGTTYYYSVVSVNYKGVEGDIEAVVSATTKFKPAPPSNLSATPTGAGQLTIYWWPSMTPDVVKYRIYRSPDNSSFGLVGEVPSSKLSYVDKGLDAGKIYYYYITSVDKDGLESKPSKVYAFKTKPLPEPPTGISVKQVGSKVVLSWSKGSPDTVKYEVFRRHFLILTQKIAITENTYYTDDDVSKNTTYYYYVKAVDKFGQESKPSPEVKIRVQ from the coding sequence ATGAAAAAATTTATGGCTTTTTTTATGGCTGTTTTGCTTTTGTCAAGCTGCTCCACAATAAGTAAGGCTCCAACTGTTGTGACATCTCTGCCTGTTGTAAGTGGTATTGTGGCAAAAGGTGGTATCAGAAGCATAGGTCTTCAATGGAATCCTGTAAACGATAAAAGGGTTGAGGGTTATATTGTTTATAGGGCTGGTTCGATCAATGGTCCATTTGAAAAAATTGCAACCATACCAGATAAACTTAAAACCTCATATGTTGATAACGGCGGTTTTTTGAAGCACCTTGAAGATAATACGATTTATTACTACAAGGTTGTTGTTTATTCAAAAAATGGTATAGGTCCTGCAGGAAAAATTGTTTCTGCCAGAACTCTTCCCCCGCCTCAATCACCGACTGTCATACATGCAACAGGTGGACTTGCAAGAATGGTTGTATTACGATGGCAGCCCCCGGCTGATGATACGGTTGTTGCATACAATATATATCGCTCTTTGAAAAAGGATGGTCCTTTCAAAAAGGTAGGGCGTGTTAATGGATATGTAAATACGATGTTTATAGACAAAAATCTAAAGGATGGGACAACATATTATTACTCTGTAGTCTCAGTCAATTATAAAGGTGTTGAAGGTGATATTGAAGCTGTTGTTAGTGCAACAACAAAATTTAAACCTGCACCTCCATCAAACCTTTCTGCAACCCCAACTGGCGCCGGTCAGTTGACGATATACTGGTGGCCGTCGATGACACCTGATGTGGTAAAATACAGAATCTATAGAAGCCCTGATAACAGCTCATTTGGTCTGGTGGGTGAGGTGCCATCATCAAAGTTGAGTTATGTTGATAAGGGACTTGATGCAGGAAAGATCTATTATTACTACATTACCAGTGTTGATAAGGATGGCCTTGAAAGCAAACCTTCAAAGGTTTATGCATTCAAAACAAAACCGCTGCCAGAGCCGCCAACGGGTATTTCTGTAAAACAGGTGGGCTCCAAGGTTGTTTTAAGCTGGTCAAAGGGTTCACCCGATACTGTTAAATACGAGGTTTTTAGAAGGCATTTTCTTATTTTGACGCAAAAAATAGCAATAACCGAGAACACTTACTATACAGATGATGATGTGTCAAAAAATACAACATACTATTACTATGTTAAGGCAGTTGATAAATTTGGGCAGGAAAGTAAGCCGTCGCCTGAGGTTAAAATCAGGGTGCAGTAA
- a CDS encoding indolepyruvate oxidoreductase subunit beta, with protein sequence MIKGILFAGVGGDGIITASNIVAAALMNAGFDVKKSEIHGMSQRGGSVTATVRFGKKVYSPTEKLGNASFLFATEKVEALRSIPYLNHQSVAIVNDRVVPIVNQTIDEGYIDKNIDSLTIGKLIKRRFLDDALKIGNSRVANTIMIGVLAKFIDVDETHFFDAIEQVLPQKLRTINVSAFSYGLKLASDL encoded by the coding sequence ATGATAAAAGGAATACTATTTGCCGGTGTCGGTGGCGATGGGATTATAACAGCTTCAAATATTGTTGCTGCAGCTTTGATGAATGCAGGTTTTGATGTTAAAAAAAGCGAGATTCACGGCATGAGCCAGAGGGGCGGTTCTGTTACTGCAACTGTTAGATTTGGCAAGAAGGTTTATTCACCAACGGAAAAGTTAGGTAATGCCTCTTTTTTGTTTGCAACAGAAAAGGTTGAAGCGTTAAGGAGTATTCCGTATTTAAATCATCAAAGCGTTGCGATTGTAAATGATAGAGTTGTGCCTATAGTTAATCAAACGATTGATGAGGGTTATATCGATAAAAACATTGATAGTCTAACAATCGGTAAGCTAATTAAGAGGCGTTTTCTTGATGATGCCTTAAAAATAGGAAACAGCAGGGTGGCAAATACAATTATGATAGGTGTGCTTGCAAAGTTTATAGATGTAGATGAAACCCACTTTTTCGATGCCATAGAGCAGGTTTTGCCTCAAAAGTTAAGGACGATAAATGTATCTGCGTTTAGTTATGGGTTAAAATTAGCTTCCGATTTATAG